The following are from one region of the Rosistilla carotiformis genome:
- a CDS encoding tetratricopeptide repeat protein, whose amino-acid sequence MSKLLLAACLVGLFASDGLGQDPSESSEEALAVYADAANFQNNGAFDLAIAEWKKFLDKHAKDPLASKAAHYLGISQMRKESPDYMAASKAFEQALAAKDFELVEEALSNRGWCLFAAGQNDQANQAKRFQEALAVFDSLLKKFPETKFADQALFYSGEAAYASGKPADAVGYYQRLVNLPKGKESPLYCDALYANGVALEDQQLWKEALAAYDGLIGGCADSDLLPEVQIRQADINVRLQQYKEAAPLFRKVADSKTRLSDYALFRLAFCAVQLQDLDSAAKTYDELITEYPKSQFASAALIAAGQSYYRAGKFDQASAKFQEVLKLDDAVAATEAAHWLATIAAKNNKTDEVIAIARAAIAKGIDGFFASSVKMDLADALSKTPATSQEAIDMYAAIAKESAGEPVGARALYNASFTALQNRDHASAGKFAEQFMAEYAKDPLAPDVLYVAAESQLQTGKAKEAAATYDRLLQLSEDHPSRSLWILRGATAAFLAEDYAGVVDRLTKAKGALSTPEQKAESEFMIGSSHYRLEKLDEAAKMLEQSRKTSSQWDQAADVLVTLGRVQLDAGKPELAETSWKQVIAEAGTSGPAFQARYRLALLASGNEDFDEAKKYYDEILAAENQAALKPYAIYGSGWCQMKKEQYEEALVQLDLVLKEYKDHPIAKDAQLARGICLRKLGRDDQARNAYEDLLRRGPAGLELGHALYELALLEVGAKQPAKASAYLKRLVGEVPQYPELDKVLYELAWAMRDQGDEAEAIRHFGQLVVKFPKTPLAAEASYHVGQQQFDAGNFQKAAGAFSTAAEHTTDPALLEKAYYKLGWSGYQLKNYDGAKRSFEKQLKVAPEGPLKLDAMVMIAESMFKAGQFAPALEGYRQARQIVLAEGKGARAADPAAQQLRELIFLHGGQASQQLKNWDEALQWFDQMRDLYPSTAYLPQVFYETGYCYQQLKQYPKALQYYGQVAANYRDEVAARARFMMGEIHFSERELTKAIPEFQRVMFGFGGDKAPAEIKNWQAKSAFEAGRCGELLIQSTAGEKRASAIGIAQGFYEYIAEKHPEHELVAKANERKGVLDRL is encoded by the coding sequence GTGAGCAAATTATTGCTGGCGGCGTGTCTGGTCGGTCTCTTTGCTAGCGATGGCCTTGGGCAAGATCCATCGGAATCGAGCGAAGAGGCGTTGGCGGTTTATGCCGACGCGGCGAATTTCCAAAACAACGGCGCGTTTGATCTCGCGATTGCCGAATGGAAGAAGTTCCTGGACAAGCACGCCAAGGATCCGCTGGCCTCAAAGGCGGCGCATTATCTGGGCATCAGTCAGATGCGGAAGGAATCGCCCGATTACATGGCTGCGTCCAAGGCGTTCGAACAAGCGTTGGCGGCCAAGGATTTCGAGCTTGTTGAAGAGGCGCTCAGCAATCGTGGTTGGTGTCTCTTTGCGGCTGGCCAGAACGACCAAGCCAATCAAGCGAAGCGATTCCAAGAAGCGCTCGCGGTTTTTGACAGCCTGTTAAAAAAGTTCCCCGAGACGAAATTCGCCGATCAGGCGTTGTTTTACAGCGGCGAAGCGGCCTATGCGTCGGGGAAACCGGCCGATGCGGTTGGGTATTATCAACGGTTGGTGAATCTTCCGAAGGGGAAGGAGTCGCCACTGTATTGCGACGCGCTGTACGCCAACGGCGTGGCGTTGGAAGATCAGCAGCTCTGGAAAGAGGCATTGGCGGCTTATGACGGATTGATTGGCGGATGTGCCGATTCGGATCTGTTGCCCGAAGTGCAGATCCGGCAGGCGGACATCAATGTTCGGCTGCAGCAATATAAAGAAGCGGCCCCGCTGTTCCGGAAGGTTGCCGATTCGAAGACGCGTTTGTCCGACTATGCACTTTTCCGGTTGGCCTTTTGCGCTGTCCAATTGCAGGATCTCGATTCGGCGGCAAAGACCTATGACGAATTGATCACCGAGTATCCGAAAAGCCAGTTTGCCTCGGCCGCACTGATTGCCGCCGGACAAAGCTACTACCGGGCGGGGAAGTTTGACCAAGCGAGCGCGAAGTTTCAGGAAGTTTTGAAGCTGGATGACGCCGTGGCCGCGACCGAAGCGGCGCACTGGTTGGCGACGATTGCCGCAAAGAATAACAAAACCGATGAAGTGATCGCGATCGCGCGGGCTGCGATTGCCAAGGGGATCGATGGTTTCTTTGCCTCCAGTGTGAAGATGGATCTGGCCGACGCGCTTTCGAAAACGCCGGCGACCAGCCAGGAAGCGATCGACATGTACGCGGCGATTGCCAAAGAGTCGGCCGGGGAACCGGTGGGGGCTCGCGCGTTGTACAACGCCAGTTTTACGGCGCTGCAGAATCGCGACCATGCTAGCGCGGGTAAATTCGCAGAGCAATTCATGGCGGAATATGCCAAGGACCCGCTGGCTCCCGATGTGTTGTATGTGGCTGCTGAATCGCAACTGCAGACGGGGAAAGCCAAAGAGGCAGCGGCGACTTATGATCGCCTGTTGCAGCTCTCCGAAGATCACCCCTCGCGTTCGCTGTGGATCTTGCGCGGCGCGACCGCTGCGTTTCTCGCCGAGGACTATGCCGGCGTTGTCGATCGATTGACGAAGGCCAAAGGGGCATTGTCGACACCCGAACAGAAAGCCGAATCGGAGTTCATGATTGGATCCAGCCATTACAGGCTCGAAAAGCTGGATGAGGCTGCGAAGATGCTGGAACAAAGTCGCAAGACGAGCAGCCAGTGGGATCAAGCGGCCGATGTGCTGGTGACGCTGGGCCGCGTTCAGTTGGATGCTGGCAAGCCGGAATTGGCCGAGACGTCTTGGAAGCAAGTGATTGCCGAAGCGGGGACCTCCGGCCCCGCTTTCCAAGCGCGGTATCGTTTGGCGCTGTTGGCGTCGGGCAACGAGGATTTCGACGAGGCGAAGAAGTATTACGACGAAATCTTGGCCGCCGAAAACCAAGCCGCGCTAAAGCCTTACGCGATCTACGGCAGCGGTTGGTGCCAGATGAAGAAGGAGCAATATGAAGAGGCTTTGGTCCAGCTGGATTTAGTGCTCAAAGAATACAAGGACCACCCGATCGCCAAAGACGCCCAATTGGCCCGCGGTATTTGTTTGCGGAAGCTAGGCCGTGACGATCAGGCTCGCAACGCTTACGAAGACCTGTTGCGACGTGGACCCGCGGGACTGGAGTTGGGGCACGCGCTGTATGAATTAGCGCTGTTGGAAGTTGGCGCCAAGCAACCGGCCAAAGCTTCGGCCTACCTGAAACGCTTGGTCGGTGAGGTGCCGCAGTATCCTGAATTGGACAAGGTGTTGTACGAACTGGCTTGGGCGATGCGCGATCAGGGGGATGAAGCCGAAGCGATCCGCCATTTTGGTCAGTTGGTCGTCAAGTTCCCGAAAACGCCGCTGGCAGCAGAGGCGAGTTATCACGTGGGGCAGCAGCAGTTTGATGCCGGCAACTTTCAAAAAGCTGCCGGGGCGTTCTCGACCGCGGCGGAGCATACCACGGATCCCGCATTGTTAGAAAAGGCTTATTACAAATTGGGTTGGTCGGGATACCAATTGAAGAACTACGACGGCGCCAAGCGATCGTTCGAGAAACAATTGAAGGTGGCTCCCGAGGGACCGTTGAAGCTTGACGCGATGGTGATGATCGCCGAATCGATGTTCAAAGCGGGGCAGTTCGCCCCCGCGTTGGAGGGCTACCGCCAGGCGCGGCAGATCGTATTGGCCGAAGGGAAGGGAGCGCGAGCTGCCGATCCGGCAGCACAGCAATTGCGCGAGCTGATCTTTTTGCATGGGGGGCAGGCTTCCCAACAATTAAAAAATTGGGACGAGGCGTTGCAGTGGTTCGACCAGATGCGCGATCTGTATCCGTCAACCGCGTATTTACCGCAGGTGTTCTACGAAACCGGGTACTGTTATCAGCAGTTAAAGCAGTATCCCAAGGCGCTGCAATATTATGGCCAAGTAGCAGCCAATTATCGCGACGAAGTCGCAGCTCGGGCGCGGTTCATGATGGGGGAGATTCACTTTTCAGAACGCGAACTGACCAAGGCGATTCCTGAGTTTCAACGTGTGATGTTTGGTTTTGGCGGGGACAAGGCCCCCGCGGAGATTAAAAACTGGCAAGCGAAAAGCGCGTTCGAAGCGGGGCGCTGCGGCGAGTTGCTGATTCAAAGCACGGCCGGAGAAAAGCGGGCCAGCGCTATCGGGATCGCACAAGGTTTCTACGAATACATTGCCGAAAAACACCCAGAACATGAACTTGTTGCCAAGGCAAATGAACGCAAGGGCGTGCTCGATCGGCTTTAA
- a CDS encoding MotA/TolQ/ExbB proton channel family protein: protein MDLTIRPTPHWLRWGIFPMVLAVGCLMGTHRLAAQDAPQIIDEAALNQLTQPDPAAGGSVDDASDKPMGIDILSLISKGGVFMIPIGVMSLLVVTLGAERLFALRGGRLVPSALNRKLEMLSDPIDTFDPEVAYQACRRHPSPTARVVASLLLRTGRPLAEIERIASEAAQREADRLAGPIRWLYLATAITPLMGLLGTVWGMIRAFHDTTQLAAGQNKAEYLAEGIYVALVTTLAGLIVAIPAAILAHHFEGCLTRAFHRIEEICFLVAPGLERFTGRMRLDFDGRLVPLTSAKPPVAPPAERPSSKPPGMATKSPASPVR from the coding sequence GTGGATTTGACAATTCGACCAACGCCCCACTGGCTGCGATGGGGAATCTTTCCGATGGTTCTCGCCGTCGGTTGCCTGATGGGAACGCATCGTCTGGCCGCTCAGGATGCTCCACAGATCATTGACGAAGCGGCGCTGAATCAATTGACACAGCCCGATCCGGCGGCCGGTGGATCGGTCGATGATGCCTCCGACAAGCCAATGGGGATCGACATCTTGTCGTTGATTTCCAAAGGGGGCGTGTTCATGATTCCGATCGGTGTGATGTCGTTGCTGGTGGTGACGTTAGGAGCCGAGCGGCTGTTTGCCTTGCGCGGAGGCCGATTGGTGCCATCGGCGCTGAATCGCAAACTGGAGATGTTGTCGGATCCGATCGATACGTTTGATCCCGAGGTGGCTTACCAGGCGTGCCGCCGGCATCCTTCGCCAACCGCGCGGGTCGTCGCATCGCTGTTGCTTCGCACCGGCAGGCCGTTGGCCGAAATCGAACGCATCGCTTCCGAAGCGGCGCAGCGCGAAGCGGATCGCTTGGCGGGGCCAATCCGATGGTTGTACCTGGCGACCGCGATCACGCCGTTGATGGGATTGTTGGGGACGGTTTGGGGCATGATCCGCGCGTTTCACGATACGACGCAATTGGCGGCGGGGCAAAACAAGGCGGAATACTTGGCCGAAGGGATCTACGTGGCGTTGGTCACGACCTTGGCAGGTTTGATCGTGGCGATCCCCGCGGCGATTCTGGCGCATCATTTTGAAGGCTGTCTGACGCGTGCGTTCCATCGCATCGAAGAGATCTGTTTTCTGGTGGCTCCTGGGTTGGAGCGATTTACGGGGCGGATGCGGCTTGATTTTGATGGCCGTTTGGTGCCGCTGACCTCGGCTAAGCCTCCCGTTGCGCCCCCGGCCGAACGCCCCTCCAGTAAGCCGCCAGGAATGGCAACCAAATCGCCTGCGTCGCCGGTTCGCTAA
- a CDS encoding ExbD/TolR family protein, with protein MAVQLKKSQATSTLSLTPLIDVVFLLLIFFLVASRFAQEDRRIPIELPSATSASPMTEQPKEIVVDIDSEGELVLNGNRVTPDALEAELIRGVASNPVHQSVVIRADRRVQFQAVVTVMDLCNRTGVADYTVTTQEGPSEY; from the coding sequence ATGGCTGTGCAACTAAAAAAGTCCCAAGCGACAAGCACACTCAGCTTGACTCCGCTGATCGATGTTGTCTTCTTGTTGCTGATCTTTTTTTTGGTGGCATCGCGATTTGCTCAGGAAGATCGGCGGATCCCGATCGAACTCCCTTCGGCGACCAGCGCCTCGCCGATGACCGAACAACCCAAGGAGATCGTGGTTGATATCGATTCCGAAGGCGAGTTGGTGCTCAACGGCAATCGAGTTACTCCCGACGCGTTGGAAGCGGAATTGATCCGCGGCGTCGCCAGCAACCCGGTTCATCAATCGGTTGTGATTCGTGCCGATCGACGGGTTCAGTTCCAGGCCGTCGTTACGGTTATGGACCTCTGTAATCGCACGGGCGTTGCCGATTACACCGTCACGACGCAAGAAGGCCCCAGCGAATATTAG
- a CDS encoding prenyltransferase/squalene oxidase repeat-containing protein, giving the protein MFPPSSSRLPSDELPPESDQMWPLDLALVALGGSLMYMAASRLGWEDPRWLYNAKTYAVVIPAGMVLIDLMLRNFVSRYMQRSLQFGFLVSMFVHLVLLILAVNVVIFARYWPEAVVGVQPQRAPVRKTLPDNLFRVNPDTVAEQPDWAKPVDATSEARVTPVEAQRLPRVAEVAKRLEMPTPPQVEHQPQPFLVPRDQPTEAQPTLADAPSKLARQIAAVAPEMRSTTESIQTPDVPQQQAAPQSPQANAASIARTRAAGASAVTPQSAPEMQASPNRSSTIARRNTPQAAPQIQARSDAAAMLRREAQTRTTPSMSAPAAPRLHVARNSERASRQLADRGTGPPRRAATASGASLVPSTSMNELPSSISGSSIAPLASAQRSLGEQAMPAIASNQANSTSPLTGRSRGAARSMAMTAGAGKVQVPQPLGDQGDGETGKQTEPQLAVRGAMAGRATAAADAMASIGTPTPLNIMADDGPAGLGRELAPRMGFPSDRTNDRPMIALQPNQQRFQRRQLGGLTPPPAQRVASVEPFRRRLMRTAGGAAPAPAGLVGPETEEAIERGLAYLAARQRSDGSWTLQGHGEEVTLRSDTAATALCILAFQGAGYTHLKHQHANTVAKAIDYLKRNQSENGDLFRSEDPESNRNVWLYSHSIAALAVCEAFGMTQDPELAEPAQRAIDFIVASQHPTRGGWRYQPQVSSDTSVTGWMTMALKSGELAGLNVPEKTYQGIDRWVTLSQDSAGKPYLFRYNPYALDTPAQRHGRDVTPTMTAVGMLIRMYRGWRRDNPNMEAGAEYLLSHLPELGSARRPQRDTYYWYYATQVMFHMGGQTWEQWNNKLHPLLILGQEKEGPESGSWNPKLPIPDRWSPHGGRLYLTTMNLLSLEIYYRHLPIYEDTAR; this is encoded by the coding sequence ATGTTTCCTCCTTCCTCTTCACGACTGCCGTCCGACGAACTGCCTCCTGAAAGCGACCAGATGTGGCCGTTGGATTTGGCTTTGGTTGCGCTGGGCGGTTCGTTGATGTATATGGCGGCCAGCCGCTTGGGGTGGGAGGATCCGCGTTGGCTTTATAACGCAAAAACGTATGCCGTGGTGATTCCTGCGGGCATGGTGTTGATCGATCTGATGTTGCGGAACTTTGTTTCGCGATACATGCAGCGTTCGTTGCAGTTCGGTTTTTTGGTCAGCATGTTTGTCCATTTGGTCCTCTTGATCCTCGCCGTCAACGTCGTGATCTTTGCCCGCTATTGGCCCGAGGCGGTCGTGGGGGTCCAGCCGCAGCGGGCGCCGGTGCGGAAGACGTTGCCCGACAACCTGTTTCGCGTGAACCCCGACACGGTGGCGGAACAGCCCGATTGGGCAAAGCCTGTCGACGCGACCAGCGAAGCCCGCGTGACACCCGTCGAGGCGCAACGTTTGCCTCGTGTTGCCGAAGTTGCCAAGCGATTGGAGATGCCGACGCCGCCGCAGGTTGAGCATCAACCGCAACCGTTCTTGGTTCCTCGCGACCAGCCCACCGAAGCCCAGCCGACACTTGCCGATGCGCCGTCGAAGCTGGCTCGGCAGATCGCAGCGGTCGCCCCCGAGATGCGTTCGACGACCGAATCGATACAAACGCCCGACGTGCCTCAGCAGCAGGCGGCGCCGCAATCGCCTCAAGCCAACGCCGCCAGCATCGCGCGGACCCGTGCGGCGGGAGCCTCGGCGGTGACGCCTCAGTCGGCTCCCGAAATGCAAGCCTCCCCCAATCGCAGCTCGACGATCGCGCGCCGCAACACACCGCAAGCGGCTCCGCAGATCCAAGCCCGTAGCGACGCCGCGGCGATGCTGCGGCGTGAGGCGCAAACGCGAACCACGCCATCGATGTCCGCGCCGGCAGCACCTCGCTTGCATGTGGCACGCAATTCGGAGAGAGCGTCGCGCCAGCTGGCCGATCGCGGCACGGGGCCGCCTCGCCGAGCGGCAACCGCCAGCGGCGCTTCGTTGGTGCCTTCGACTTCGATGAACGAATTGCCTAGCAGTATCAGCGGTTCGTCGATCGCGCCCCTAGCCTCAGCCCAGCGATCGCTTGGGGAGCAAGCGATGCCCGCGATTGCTTCGAATCAGGCTAACAGTACCAGCCCGTTGACTGGTCGGTCGCGCGGCGCGGCGCGATCGATGGCGATGACGGCGGGCGCAGGGAAAGTCCAGGTTCCTCAGCCACTCGGCGACCAAGGCGATGGCGAAACCGGGAAACAAACCGAACCGCAATTGGCGGTGCGCGGTGCGATGGCTGGTCGTGCGACGGCCGCCGCCGATGCGATGGCATCGATCGGTACGCCGACGCCTCTAAATATCATGGCCGATGACGGCCCGGCGGGTTTGGGACGTGAATTGGCACCGCGGATGGGCTTTCCATCGGATCGGACCAACGACCGCCCGATGATTGCATTGCAACCCAATCAACAGCGTTTTCAGCGTCGCCAGCTCGGAGGGTTAACGCCGCCTCCGGCTCAGCGCGTGGCCTCGGTCGAGCCGTTTCGACGTCGTTTGATGCGGACCGCTGGTGGCGCCGCACCAGCTCCGGCAGGGCTGGTGGGACCAGAGACCGAAGAAGCGATCGAACGAGGCTTGGCCTACTTGGCGGCGCGTCAAAGGTCGGACGGCAGTTGGACGTTGCAGGGGCATGGCGAAGAGGTGACGTTGCGCAGCGATACCGCAGCGACAGCGCTTTGTATCTTGGCTTTCCAGGGCGCAGGCTATACACACCTGAAGCATCAGCATGCGAATACCGTTGCCAAGGCGATCGATTATCTGAAGCGGAATCAAAGCGAGAATGGTGACTTGTTTCGATCCGAGGATCCTGAATCGAATCGTAACGTGTGGTTGTACAGTCACAGTATCGCGGCGCTGGCGGTTTGCGAAGCCTTTGGGATGACCCAGGATCCGGAGTTGGCCGAACCGGCGCAGCGAGCGATCGATTTTATCGTTGCCAGCCAGCATCCAACGCGTGGTGGTTGGCGGTATCAGCCGCAGGTCAGCAGCGACACCAGCGTGACCGGTTGGATGACGATGGCGCTGAAAAGTGGTGAGCTGGCCGGTTTGAATGTTCCCGAAAAAACGTATCAAGGGATCGATCGATGGGTCACGCTTAGCCAGGATTCGGCGGGCAAACCCTATTTGTTCCGTTACAACCCGTATGCGTTGGACACGCCGGCCCAACGTCACGGCCGGGACGTGACGCCGACGATGACAGCCGTTGGGATGTTGATTCGGATGTATCGCGGTTGGCGTCGCGACAATCCCAACATGGAAGCGGGGGCCGAGTATCTGTTGTCGCATCTGCCCGAACTGGGCAGCGCCCGTCGTCCTCAGCGCGATACGTATTACTGGTATTACGCGACCCAGGTGATGTTTCATATGGGAGGTCAGACGTGGGAGCAGTGGAATAATAAACTGCATCCGCTGTTGATTCTCGGCCAGGAAAAGGAAGGTCCCGAAAGCGGTAGTTGGAATCCGAAGCTGCCGATTCCTGATCGCTGGTCGCCGCACGGCGGTCGGTTGTATTTGACGACGATGAATCTGTTGTCGTTGGAGATCTATTACCGGCACCTGCCGATCTACGAAGACACCGCCCGCTGA
- a CDS encoding SGNH/GDSL hydrolase family protein, translating into MTTLFRSLLATWLLLTASPLFAQDVAIDQLDPEMAVAKKTVDGLDWYDVTQWGVEGRILPDQERQQWFDRFPASAEGSVTSNVWNLSRDSAGMMVRFKTDATEIHVHYKLKKSRLAMPHMPATGVSGVDLYARDEAGDWRWVQVTRPASQEMKVKIVGDLAEGMREYAAYLPLYNGVEFMSIGVKPGSHFEGLAPRPKPIVFYGTSITHGACASRPGMVHTAILGRRLDRPVVNLGFSGNGRMDKEVGDYLTQVDAAAFVIDCLPNMGPADVTAKCIPLIKQLRAAHPATPILLVEDRRNTNDWILPARQAHHTRNHAALKAAHASLVADGVTNLHYITGDTLYGDDSEGATDGSHASDLGFMRQALQFEPILQGALAEGK; encoded by the coding sequence ATGACAACGTTGTTTCGCAGCTTGCTCGCTACTTGGCTCCTTCTGACCGCATCCCCTTTGTTTGCTCAAGACGTTGCGATCGACCAGCTTGATCCCGAGATGGCGGTCGCCAAGAAGACGGTCGATGGACTCGACTGGTACGACGTCACGCAGTGGGGAGTCGAAGGCCGGATCCTTCCCGATCAAGAACGCCAGCAGTGGTTTGATCGCTTTCCGGCGTCGGCAGAAGGATCGGTAACCTCCAATGTGTGGAACCTCAGTCGCGATAGTGCTGGAATGATGGTTCGTTTTAAAACGGATGCGACCGAGATTCATGTCCATTACAAACTGAAGAAATCTCGTTTGGCGATGCCACATATGCCTGCGACGGGCGTCAGTGGGGTTGATCTCTACGCACGCGATGAAGCGGGGGACTGGCGATGGGTTCAAGTCACGCGGCCCGCCTCGCAAGAGATGAAAGTAAAGATCGTCGGCGATTTGGCAGAGGGGATGCGCGAGTATGCCGCCTACCTGCCGCTGTACAACGGCGTGGAGTTTATGAGTATCGGCGTGAAGCCGGGGAGTCATTTCGAAGGTCTTGCGCCGCGGCCCAAGCCGATCGTGTTCTATGGGACCAGCATCACGCACGGCGCGTGTGCCAGTCGTCCCGGAATGGTTCACACAGCAATATTGGGCCGCCGATTGGATCGGCCGGTGGTCAACTTGGGCTTCTCGGGCAATGGCCGAATGGACAAAGAGGTTGGCGACTACCTGACGCAAGTCGATGCCGCAGCGTTTGTCATCGATTGCTTGCCGAACATGGGGCCTGCTGATGTGACGGCCAAATGTATTCCGCTGATCAAACAACTGCGCGCGGCGCACCCGGCGACTCCGATCCTCCTTGTCGAGGATCGTCGCAACACGAACGATTGGATTCTGCCGGCACGACAAGCGCATCACACGCGGAATCATGCTGCACTCAAGGCGGCGCACGCCAGCCTGGTCGCCGACGGCGTGACCAACCTGCATTACATCACGGGCGATACGCTGTATGGGGATGACTCGGAAGGGGCGACCGACGGTTCGCACGCCAGCGACCTGGGGTTCATGCGGCAAGCGTTGCAGTTCGAGCCGATTCTGCAAGGTGCGCTCGCTGAAGGGAAGTGA
- a CDS encoding baeRF3 domain-containing protein, translated as MSTTIQATTLRTVQQEDLRKLASVSSSPCVSILMPTHRTGREVQQAAIRLKNLLREATEQLQAAGDDCSILAPTESLSTSADFWQHQADGLAIYLCSDQCFAFKVNRHLEESVTVGDSFVIAPLISPRHAVDACFLLALTWDEARLFRSDGESLESVETKLLPAKFHDLVLPRDPEESLQHTSHRRVGNTAGTSTTMFHGQGEGEEKIEADRRNYLSRVSEEVAGAIYNSGMPLVLMATTEVGGHFAATSDLCIACHVEGSPARSNETQLLAQLRSTLGDESASNAGPFFERFGTALSRSQASSDLAEVRTAAKNGRVESVMISREPAIGEALNSIVIETLRHGGEVASCPEQQMPQGVEVAAILRF; from the coding sequence ATGTCGACAACGATTCAAGCCACAACACTCCGCACCGTTCAACAGGAAGATCTCAGGAAGCTCGCCTCGGTTTCATCCTCGCCTTGTGTTTCGATCTTGATGCCCACGCATCGGACCGGCCGTGAAGTTCAACAAGCGGCGATCCGGCTGAAGAATTTGCTCCGCGAGGCGACCGAGCAACTTCAAGCCGCCGGGGACGATTGTTCGATTCTCGCCCCCACTGAATCGCTATCGACCAGTGCGGATTTCTGGCAACATCAAGCCGACGGTCTCGCGATCTATTTGTGTTCGGATCAGTGCTTTGCATTCAAGGTTAATCGGCATCTCGAGGAGAGCGTCACCGTGGGGGACTCTTTCGTGATTGCTCCGCTGATCAGTCCTCGTCACGCCGTCGACGCCTGTTTTCTGCTCGCCCTAACGTGGGACGAGGCGCGGCTGTTCCGATCCGATGGTGAGTCGTTGGAGTCGGTGGAAACGAAGTTGTTGCCGGCAAAGTTCCACGACTTAGTTTTGCCACGCGACCCCGAGGAAAGTCTGCAGCATACGAGTCATCGTCGCGTCGGTAACACGGCAGGGACATCGACCACGATGTTCCATGGGCAGGGGGAGGGGGAAGAGAAGATTGAAGCCGATCGCAGAAACTACCTGTCGCGGGTCAGTGAAGAGGTCGCGGGCGCTATCTACAATTCAGGCATGCCCTTGGTTTTGATGGCGACGACCGAAGTCGGCGGGCACTTCGCTGCGACGTCCGATCTCTGCATCGCCTGTCACGTGGAAGGCAGCCCTGCGCGATCGAATGAAACGCAGTTGCTGGCCCAATTACGCTCGACGCTCGGTGACGAATCCGCGTCCAACGCAGGACCGTTCTTTGAGCGATTTGGGACGGCGCTGTCGCGATCGCAAGCGTCAAGTGACCTCGCCGAAGTCCGCACGGCTGCGAAAAATGGACGCGTTGAATCGGTGATGATTTCACGTGAGCCTGCGATTGGCGAAGCATTGAATTCGATCGTAATCGAGACGCTGCGTCATGGGGGGGAAGTCGCAAGTTGCCCCGAGCAGCAAATGCCTCAGGGAGTCGAGGTGGCTGCGATTTTGCGGTTCTAA